Proteins found in one Tsukamurella paurometabola DSM 20162 genomic segment:
- a CDS encoding 2-aminoethylphosphonate ABC transporter permease subunit has product MSTVVAPPAEPSHAVLAGKRAPRWLWALPPVAFVVVAVAYPLTGVVARTFTDKAERPAGLATWRETLTDGAVLRALGTTIQVAALSTIGCLIAGTFLALVLAYVPFPGAPAVVRLIEVVVSFPSFLIPLALGVLLGPVGVINAAITPLGLSTGAFSTSLWGVVLAEIAFYTPFVVRPVLAAFGQLPAAQINVASSLGAAPARIVARVILPAAYPALVAAASLTFLLTLNEFGIVLFTGAKDVITLPMLVYTRSIVGQDFASAAVLATVQLILSVGAYLLYRSFTRQEAH; this is encoded by the coding sequence GTGAGCACTGTCGTGGCCCCGCCCGCCGAGCCGTCGCATGCGGTCCTGGCCGGGAAACGCGCCCCACGATGGCTTTGGGCATTGCCGCCGGTCGCGTTCGTCGTGGTGGCGGTGGCGTACCCGCTGACCGGAGTCGTCGCCCGGACCTTCACCGACAAGGCCGAGCGCCCAGCGGGCTTGGCCACCTGGCGCGAGACCCTCACCGACGGTGCCGTTCTCCGGGCGCTCGGCACGACGATCCAGGTGGCGGCGCTGTCGACGATCGGCTGCCTCATCGCCGGTACCTTTCTCGCGCTCGTGCTCGCCTACGTCCCGTTTCCGGGAGCTCCCGCGGTGGTACGGCTCATCGAGGTCGTCGTCTCGTTCCCCAGCTTCCTCATTCCGCTGGCCCTGGGCGTACTCCTGGGACCGGTAGGCGTGATCAACGCCGCGATCACGCCGCTCGGACTGTCGACCGGGGCGTTCAGCACATCGCTGTGGGGTGTGGTGCTGGCCGAGATCGCCTTCTACACACCATTCGTGGTGCGCCCCGTGCTCGCTGCATTCGGACAGCTCCCGGCGGCGCAGATCAACGTGGCGTCCTCGCTCGGTGCGGCACCGGCGAGGATCGTCGCCCGGGTGATCCTTCCCGCCGCGTATCCGGCGCTCGTTGCCGCCGCCTCCCTGACCTTTTTGTTGACACTCAATGAGTTCGGGATCGTGCTGTTCACCGGGGCGAAAGACGTGATCACCCTCCCGATGCTCGTCTACACCCGCTCGATCGTCGGCCAGGACTTCGCCTCGGCCGCCGTACTCGCCACCGTGCAACTGATCCTCTCAGTGGGTGCGTACCTGCTGTATCGCTCGTTCACCCGTCAGGAGGCGCACTGA
- a CDS encoding LysR family transcriptional regulator: MEMPSVESLRLLVAVADLGSISAAARECGISQPSASSRLRNLERLLGLDLLDRRTRGAELTPEGAAVTEWARSVVTAMTGLQTGAEALRADHTVRIACSQTIAEYLMPAWLARMREYTDEPVHLTVGNTTAVIADVRGHVADVGFVEGPAVPADLTARTIRTDRLVLVAAPGHPLTRRRADRPVDVDELASLTLVTRERGAGTRDAFEAALIRAGGSPDPDAVALGTNAAVKIMVEAGGHAAVLSELAVAAELRDGRLVEVATSGVDLRRRLRAVRRKDAPPREVVSTLLAVSSGRAAGALKARPGSSR, from the coding sequence ATGGAGATGCCGTCGGTGGAGTCGCTGCGATTACTGGTTGCGGTCGCCGATCTGGGTTCGATCTCTGCGGCTGCGCGCGAATGCGGGATCTCACAACCCAGCGCGAGCTCACGATTGCGGAACCTGGAGCGGCTGCTCGGCCTGGACCTGCTGGATCGGCGAACTCGAGGGGCCGAATTGACGCCGGAAGGGGCGGCGGTCACCGAGTGGGCGCGCAGCGTGGTCACGGCCATGACGGGCCTACAGACCGGGGCCGAGGCCCTCCGCGCCGACCACACGGTGCGGATCGCGTGCAGCCAGACCATCGCCGAGTACCTCATGCCCGCCTGGCTGGCCCGCATGCGTGAGTACACCGACGAGCCCGTGCACCTGACCGTGGGCAACACCACCGCGGTGATCGCAGACGTCCGCGGACACGTCGCCGACGTCGGATTCGTCGAGGGTCCGGCGGTGCCCGCCGATCTCACCGCCCGCACGATCCGAACCGACCGGCTGGTGCTGGTAGCGGCGCCAGGACACCCCCTCACCCGGCGCCGCGCCGATCGCCCGGTGGACGTGGACGAACTCGCCAGCCTCACGCTGGTCACCCGTGAGCGCGGCGCGGGTACCCGGGACGCGTTCGAGGCGGCCCTGATTCGGGCCGGTGGATCCCCTGATCCCGATGCCGTGGCCTTGGGAACCAATGCGGCGGTGAAGATCATGGTGGAAGCAGGCGGCCACGCCGCAGTGCTCAGCGAGTTGGCGGTGGCCGCTGAGCTGCGCGACGGCAGACTCGTCGAGGTCGCTACCTCGGGCGTGGACCTCCGGCGACGATTGCGTGCGGTGCGCCGCAAGGACGCCCCACCTCGCGAAGTGGTCTCGACCCTGCTGGCGGTCAGTTCCGGCCGTGCCGCCGGAGCGCTGAAAGCGCGCCCAGGATCATCACGGTGA
- a CDS encoding TVP38/TMEM64 family protein has translation MGANETRFRPGDRSLVIRAAAGGLVIIAVVAAGLLMPHPAPSTIRAWADSTGPWFLALFFVAHVVVTVFPVPRTMFTVSAGFLFGPVVGITVCMLASTLAAIIAFLGVREIDRRHPSEVIARLREHRAYAPVAARLRTRGWLAVGSLRLIAPAPFSLVNYASALSPVRFWPYTVATVAGLAPGTIAVVLLGDALTGRSDPWLVAISVGLMSVGLLGLVADARMPASPKP, from the coding sequence GTGGGTGCCAACGAAACTCGGTTCCGTCCCGGCGACCGATCGCTGGTGATCCGGGCGGCGGCCGGGGGCCTCGTCATCATCGCCGTGGTGGCGGCCGGATTACTGATGCCGCATCCCGCACCGTCGACGATCCGGGCGTGGGCGGACTCGACGGGCCCCTGGTTCCTGGCACTGTTCTTCGTGGCGCATGTGGTGGTGACCGTCTTCCCGGTACCCCGCACCATGTTCACGGTGTCGGCGGGCTTCCTGTTCGGCCCCGTCGTCGGGATCACCGTCTGCATGCTCGCATCGACCCTCGCCGCGATCATCGCCTTCCTCGGAGTACGGGAGATCGATCGCCGACACCCGTCCGAGGTCATCGCGCGCCTGCGCGAACACCGGGCGTACGCGCCGGTCGCCGCGCGTTTGCGCACCCGCGGCTGGCTCGCCGTCGGGTCGCTGCGGCTGATCGCGCCGGCACCGTTCTCGCTCGTCAACTACGCCTCCGCGCTCTCTCCGGTGCGGTTCTGGCCGTACACGGTGGCGACGGTGGCCGGCCTGGCCCCCGGCACGATCGCTGTGGTCCTGCTCGGTGACGCCCTCACGGGGCGCTCGGACCCGTGGCTGGTCGCGATCAGCGTCGGCCTGATGTCGGTCGGTCTCCTCGGCCTGGTCGCGGACGCCCGCATGCCGGCAAGCCCTAAGCCTTGA
- a CDS encoding phosphonatase-like hydrolase, which produces MNNPVDLVALDMAGTTIDDGGAVYEALRGAVEDAGASVAQSDLQVWMGTDKVEAITHLLRLGGIEPTDTLVAAGFRRFRERLAEAYAAAPPRAIEGVPAALAELRARGIAVALTTGFDDAVAYPLLAALGWKIGTDLESTVDAVVTTSDVPAGRPAPYLIHRAMEKTGARDVRRVLAAGDTAVDVQAASNAGAISVGVLTGKADPEVLAAAGADHVLDGVTDLPALLAAPAKP; this is translated from the coding sequence ATGAACAACCCCGTCGATCTCGTTGCACTCGATATGGCCGGCACCACGATCGACGATGGCGGCGCCGTCTACGAGGCGCTGCGCGGGGCCGTCGAGGACGCGGGTGCCTCTGTGGCGCAATCCGATCTGCAGGTCTGGATGGGCACCGACAAGGTGGAGGCCATCACCCATCTTTTGCGCCTCGGCGGGATCGAGCCAACGGACACGCTCGTGGCCGCCGGCTTCCGGCGTTTCCGCGAGCGACTCGCCGAGGCCTACGCCGCGGCACCGCCGAGGGCGATTGAGGGCGTGCCCGCGGCCCTCGCTGAGCTCCGGGCGCGCGGTATCGCCGTGGCGCTCACCACCGGGTTCGACGACGCCGTCGCCTATCCTCTGCTCGCCGCGCTCGGCTGGAAGATCGGGACCGACCTGGAATCGACGGTCGACGCGGTGGTCACCACCTCCGACGTCCCGGCCGGGCGGCCGGCGCCGTACCTGATCCACCGGGCGATGGAGAAGACCGGTGCGCGCGATGTGCGCCGCGTGCTCGCCGCGGGGGACACCGCGGTCGACGTGCAGGCCGCGTCGAACGCCGGCGCGATCTCGGTGGGGGTGCTCACCGGGAAGGCCGATCCGGAGGTCCTCGCGGCGGCGGGCGCCGACCACGTCCTCGACGGAGTCACCGATCTCCCGGCGCTCCTGGCCGCCCCTGCAAAGCCCTAG
- a CDS encoding TIGR03364 family FAD-dependent oxidoreductase: protein MNSAADIVIVGAGVVGLAHAVEALERGLRVTVLERDERAVGASIRNFGHACVTGQSGELAELAHLARERWLDLDARAHLGARATGGLAVARHSTELAVLEELAASRPDDVRLRTAAQTRAELPGDAADVVGGAALLSDLRVDPRTTVHHLARWVQAQPGADIAFRTAYLGYDGTRAITSRGTITAGRVIVCVGHDLDHLLPELADANEVRRCTLQMARAADPGTTIEPAVLSATSLLRYPAFAQTAAATALRARMDRERPDLMGIDANVMLTQRPDGSVLIGDSHHTEVTVDPFLDESASSTLHDEAARILGLRGLRILERWQGVYASSPQRPYLVAEPEPGLSVRVVTSGVGMTIAHGLARRHFPS, encoded by the coding sequence GTGAACAGCGCAGCGGACATCGTCATCGTCGGGGCCGGCGTCGTGGGACTGGCCCACGCCGTCGAGGCGCTCGAGCGTGGCCTCCGGGTGACCGTGCTCGAACGCGACGAACGCGCCGTCGGCGCCTCGATCCGCAACTTCGGCCACGCATGCGTGACCGGCCAGTCGGGCGAGCTCGCCGAGCTGGCGCATCTGGCTCGCGAGCGATGGCTCGACCTCGACGCACGAGCGCACCTCGGCGCCCGCGCAACGGGCGGTCTGGCGGTGGCCCGGCACAGCACCGAACTCGCCGTCCTCGAAGAATTGGCCGCGTCCCGCCCGGACGATGTGCGGCTGCGAACCGCCGCACAGACCCGGGCGGAGCTTCCCGGGGACGCAGCCGACGTCGTCGGTGGCGCGGCCCTCCTCTCGGATCTGCGAGTCGATCCGCGCACCACGGTGCACCATCTGGCCCGGTGGGTGCAGGCACAACCCGGCGCGGACATCGCCTTCCGCACCGCCTACCTCGGCTACGACGGCACTCGTGCGATCACCAGTCGCGGCACCATCACTGCCGGCCGCGTGATTGTCTGCGTCGGGCACGATCTCGACCATCTACTCCCGGAGCTGGCCGACGCGAACGAGGTCCGGCGGTGCACACTGCAGATGGCCCGCGCGGCCGACCCCGGGACGACGATCGAGCCGGCGGTGCTCTCCGCCACCTCGCTGCTGCGCTACCCGGCGTTCGCGCAGACGGCTGCCGCGACGGCACTGCGTGCCCGGATGGACCGTGAGCGGCCCGACCTGATGGGCATCGATGCCAACGTCATGCTCACCCAACGCCCCGATGGCAGTGTTCTCATCGGCGATTCGCACCACACTGAGGTCACGGTGGACCCGTTCCTCGACGAGTCCGCCTCATCGACCCTCCACGACGAGGCGGCTCGAATCCTGGGCCTGCGTGGCCTGCGCATCCTTGAACGCTGGCAGGGCGTCTACGCCTCGAGTCCGCAGCGTCCCTACCTCGTCGCCGAACCGGAACCGGGCCTCAGTGTCCGGGTCGTGACCTCCGGGGTCGGCATGACCATTGCGCACGGGCTCGCCCGGCGCCACTTCCCGAGCTGA
- a CDS encoding ABC transporter permease, whose product MLIRNGAARIAVWLAFAVVLVALVITPIVVTLVTAFSATWTSVLPSALTFDHVRDAFAPENAASVGVSVQTAIIASTVAVVAGTWAALAVPGLPPRLRGLADAFFHLPVAVPSVVVGLGVLVAFSAPPLVLSGTAAIVILVQAILVFAFAYSMVSAAAVQVDPMLDKVGASLGASPLRLLVQIKLPLLAPAIAAAAGLSVALCMGELGATIMVYPASWRTLPVTVFTQSDRGDIFGAAANTLLLVLVTVMILGALSALRRHGRN is encoded by the coding sequence ATGTTGATCCGCAACGGGGCCGCGCGCATCGCCGTATGGCTCGCATTCGCCGTAGTGCTGGTGGCGTTGGTGATCACGCCCATCGTGGTCACACTGGTCACCGCGTTCAGCGCCACCTGGACGTCGGTACTGCCGTCGGCACTGACCTTCGATCACGTGCGGGACGCCTTCGCGCCGGAGAACGCGGCGAGCGTAGGCGTCTCGGTGCAGACCGCGATCATCGCCTCCACGGTCGCGGTGGTCGCCGGCACCTGGGCAGCGCTGGCCGTGCCGGGGTTGCCACCGCGCCTGCGTGGGCTCGCCGACGCCTTCTTCCACCTTCCCGTCGCGGTGCCGTCGGTGGTGGTCGGTCTGGGAGTGCTGGTGGCCTTCTCCGCGCCGCCGCTCGTGCTCAGCGGGACGGCGGCGATCGTGATCCTGGTGCAGGCGATCCTGGTGTTCGCCTTCGCCTACTCGATGGTGTCCGCCGCGGCCGTCCAGGTGGACCCGATGCTGGACAAGGTCGGCGCGTCGCTCGGTGCGTCCCCGCTACGGTTGCTGGTGCAGATCAAGCTCCCGCTGCTCGCGCCGGCGATCGCCGCCGCGGCAGGACTCTCGGTGGCCCTGTGCATGGGCGAGCTCGGCGCCACGATCATGGTGTATCCGGCGTCCTGGCGGACACTCCCGGTCACGGTATTCACGCAATCCGACCGCGGCGACATCTTCGGCGCCGCCGCGAACACACTGTTGTTGGTGCTGGTCACCGTGATGATCCTGGGCGCGCTTTCAGCGCTCCGGCGGCACGGCCGGAACTGA
- a CDS encoding GntR family transcriptional regulator produces MSAGQPLHHRLAAEFRGRIAAGTWPEGQQAPSEAALCEEFGTSRGPVRQALATLRAEGLIVGGQGRSPVVRRNVASHSASALGSFTAWAREHGREPGQRTTLQARVPASAELAERLQIEPGEPVLALRRVRTLDGAPALREEMYFVWDLGRQLMEFDPDSGSVNRFLLDRGADLFASTHRLDAVAATADDAADLLLAEGAPLLRVRRTTTDSAGDIVEYSEDRYVPGVTTVTVENRLFAAPNAALRSVAVRRNA; encoded by the coding sequence ATGTCAGCAGGTCAGCCGCTCCACCATCGCCTCGCGGCGGAGTTCCGCGGTCGGATCGCCGCGGGCACCTGGCCCGAGGGTCAGCAGGCGCCGAGCGAGGCGGCGTTATGCGAGGAGTTCGGAACCTCGCGCGGCCCGGTGCGACAAGCGCTTGCGACGCTCCGTGCCGAGGGACTCATCGTCGGAGGTCAAGGTCGATCACCGGTGGTGCGCCGGAATGTGGCCAGCCACTCCGCCAGTGCCCTGGGCTCGTTCACGGCGTGGGCCCGCGAACACGGCCGTGAACCGGGCCAGCGCACCACATTGCAGGCGCGAGTGCCGGCCTCGGCGGAACTTGCCGAGCGCCTACAGATCGAGCCGGGGGAGCCCGTGCTCGCGCTCCGTCGAGTGCGCACCCTGGACGGCGCGCCTGCGCTCCGGGAGGAGATGTATTTCGTCTGGGACCTGGGACGTCAGTTGATGGAGTTCGACCCGGATTCCGGCTCGGTGAACCGTTTCCTGCTCGACCGGGGAGCCGATCTTTTCGCCTCCACCCACCGACTCGACGCCGTGGCGGCGACCGCCGACGATGCGGCCGATCTTCTCCTCGCCGAGGGAGCGCCGTTGCTGCGCGTGCGGCGCACCACCACGGATTCCGCGGGCGACATCGTCGAATACTCCGAGGACAGGTACGTGCCCGGCGTGACCACCGTGACCGTCGAGAACCGTCTCTTCGCAGCCCCGAACGCAGCGCTGCGATCCGTCGCCGTCAGGAGAAACGCATGA
- a CDS encoding 2-aminoethylphosphonate ABC transporter substrate-binding protein, protein MRINRSLTAAVAVATVLAATACGGTGGGSGSGDSVTVYSADGLGDWYKAEFADFTKRTGITVALVEAGSGEVISRAQKEKSNPQVDVLVTLPPFIQQAHQQGSLAPSGVDTGSVPAELKSNDGTYVAVVNNYFAMIRGTAALPKPADWAELTGPAYKQKIQYSTPGKAGDGTALLLLLQQIMGKEGALAYLAELQTNNVGPSTSTGKLGPKVSKGELSVANSDVQMALAAIAADKVAYEVFYPAFGGKRSTLPLPYFMGLAAQAPHAANGTKLMEHLLSKQTQQNIPARAWGAPVRTDVTPSGQQWDAFRAAIDGVEIWYPNWDQVLSGLDADIKAYEKATGQ, encoded by the coding sequence ATGCGCATCAACCGTTCTCTCACCGCGGCGGTGGCCGTCGCCACCGTGCTTGCGGCCACCGCCTGCGGGGGCACCGGCGGCGGTTCCGGATCCGGTGATTCCGTCACCGTGTACAGCGCCGACGGTCTCGGCGACTGGTACAAGGCCGAATTCGCCGACTTCACCAAGCGAACCGGCATCACGGTCGCTCTGGTCGAAGCCGGTTCGGGAGAGGTGATCTCGCGCGCGCAGAAGGAGAAGTCGAATCCGCAGGTCGATGTGCTCGTCACTCTCCCGCCGTTCATCCAGCAGGCGCACCAGCAGGGCTCACTCGCGCCCTCCGGCGTCGATACGGGTTCCGTTCCGGCCGAACTGAAGTCGAATGACGGTACCTATGTGGCCGTGGTCAACAACTACTTCGCGATGATCCGTGGCACCGCTGCGCTTCCCAAGCCTGCCGACTGGGCGGAGTTGACCGGCCCGGCGTACAAGCAGAAGATCCAGTACTCCACCCCGGGAAAGGCGGGCGATGGCACCGCGCTCCTCCTTCTGCTCCAGCAGATCATGGGCAAGGAGGGCGCGCTCGCGTACCTCGCCGAGCTGCAGACGAACAACGTGGGACCGTCGACATCCACGGGCAAGCTCGGACCGAAGGTCTCGAAGGGCGAACTGAGCGTGGCCAACTCGGATGTGCAGATGGCGCTCGCCGCCATCGCCGCCGACAAGGTGGCCTACGAAGTGTTCTACCCGGCCTTCGGGGGCAAACGCAGCACGCTCCCTCTGCCGTACTTCATGGGGCTGGCGGCTCAGGCACCGCATGCCGCGAACGGGACCAAGCTCATGGAGCACCTGCTGTCGAAGCAGACCCAGCAGAACATCCCCGCCCGCGCCTGGGGTGCCCCGGTGCGCACCGATGTCACCCCGTCGGGCCAGCAGTGGGACGCTTTCCGCGCCGCTATCGACGGCGTCGAGATCTGGTACCCGAACTGGGATCAGGTGCTCAGCGGTCTCGACGCCGATATCAAGGCCTACGAGAAGGCGACCGGCCAGTGA
- a CDS encoding TDT family transporter, whose translation MHATTTDTGAALRSRPKLLRDLSSPWHALSNLTPNWFASVMGTGIIANAAVGLPIQVPGVRTAAAAFWSVAVALLMVLTAATVAHWVRYPAFARRHHSDPVIGNFYGALAMAFLTVGIGAVTVGQDWIGRTAAVAMGTVLWGIGTVLGLVVAVALPVLMHRGGHYRADHAFAGWLMPVVSPMVTAAAGAVLMPYAPAGAPRSALLWLCYGCFGFTVIASAIVVPLVVRRLLRGPSWTATMVPTTWIVLGPLGQSITAANGLGATAHLAAPPDTAVTLQRWGVEYGWAVTVAVLMWTAVALVLTARTALATPEGLPYALTWWSFTFPVGTCATGFSAMYKATGAIGFAVLAIVFFLGLVAGWCIAARGTLTRALVSGALLRHPELTERNAQANTLA comes from the coding sequence ATGCACGCCACGACCACCGATACCGGCGCCGCACTACGCTCGCGGCCGAAGCTGTTGCGTGATCTGAGCTCACCCTGGCACGCGCTGTCGAACCTCACACCGAACTGGTTCGCGTCGGTGATGGGCACCGGCATCATCGCCAATGCTGCCGTGGGCTTGCCCATCCAGGTGCCCGGAGTGCGCACCGCGGCGGCCGCGTTCTGGTCCGTCGCCGTTGCTCTGCTGATGGTCCTCACCGCGGCCACGGTCGCACATTGGGTCCGCTATCCCGCGTTCGCCCGTCGACACCACAGCGATCCCGTGATCGGGAACTTCTACGGGGCCCTAGCGATGGCCTTCCTCACGGTCGGCATCGGTGCGGTAACGGTGGGCCAAGACTGGATCGGACGCACCGCGGCGGTCGCGATGGGGACCGTCCTCTGGGGGATCGGTACCGTGCTGGGCCTGGTGGTCGCCGTGGCACTTCCCGTGCTGATGCATCGCGGTGGACACTATCGTGCGGACCACGCCTTCGCCGGCTGGCTGATGCCCGTCGTCTCCCCCATGGTGACCGCCGCCGCAGGCGCGGTGCTCATGCCCTACGCCCCCGCGGGCGCGCCGCGCTCCGCACTGCTCTGGTTGTGCTACGGCTGCTTCGGCTTCACCGTCATCGCCTCCGCGATCGTTGTCCCGTTGGTGGTGCGGCGCCTGCTGCGCGGACCGTCCTGGACCGCGACCATGGTGCCCACCACGTGGATCGTGCTCGGGCCGCTGGGGCAATCCATCACCGCGGCGAACGGTCTCGGCGCGACCGCTCACCTCGCTGCGCCCCCGGACACCGCCGTCACCCTGCAGCGATGGGGTGTGGAGTACGGGTGGGCCGTCACGGTGGCGGTGCTGATGTGGACCGCCGTGGCACTCGTACTGACCGCGCGTACCGCGTTGGCGACCCCGGAAGGTCTGCCGTATGCACTGACCTGGTGGTCTTTCACGTTCCCAGTCGGCACCTGCGCTACCGGATTCAGCGCCATGTACAAGGCTACCGGTGCGATCGGTTTCGCGGTTCTCGCGATCGTGTTCTTCCTCGGCCTCGTCGCGGGCTGGTGCATCGCCGCTCGCGGCACGCTCACGCGCGCCCTCGTGAGCGGTGCGCTCCTGCGACACCCGGAGCTGACCGAGAGAAATGCGCAAGCCAATACACTTGCTTAA
- a CDS encoding ABC transporter ATP-binding protein: MSGTDRVIRAPRGLADHEVDRTVRRRSAVRLDRVSVRYGDTMALRECSFEVARGETVALLGPSGSGKSTALKAIAGFEQVASGTVTIDERDVTRLSPAKRGIGIVVQSYALFPHMTVRKNVAFGLAARGADRAAAGRRVDEVLTMVGMSAYGDRLPRQLSGGQQQRVAIARALATRPAVVLLDEPLSALDAGMRKDMLGELQRLRAELPEVAMVYVTHDQSEALALADRIAVMRDARLEAIGHTDELFHTPPTEFTATFLGGADVLEVTHVRRESSGLRGDYGRRVLRTTRTAPAGTADIGFAVRPWAWRFTRTEPDNGVRVTIEQEQWRGSVRHLTARIVDTGRRIGVDVPVLTEAPMRAETLWAEVDPADVMVVPLDRAGDQS, from the coding sequence GTGAGCGGCACGGATCGCGTCATCCGCGCGCCGCGGGGACTCGCCGACCACGAGGTGGACCGCACCGTCCGCCGCCGCTCGGCGGTGCGACTCGATCGGGTCAGCGTGCGCTACGGCGACACGATGGCGCTGCGCGAGTGCAGCTTCGAGGTGGCGCGCGGTGAAACCGTGGCCCTGCTCGGTCCGTCCGGATCGGGGAAGTCGACGGCACTCAAAGCCATCGCCGGTTTCGAGCAGGTCGCTTCGGGGACGGTGACGATCGACGAACGCGACGTGACCCGCCTCTCGCCTGCCAAACGCGGGATCGGCATCGTGGTCCAGAGCTACGCCCTCTTCCCGCACATGACAGTGCGCAAGAACGTCGCTTTCGGCCTCGCCGCCCGAGGCGCCGACCGGGCCGCCGCCGGGCGCCGCGTGGACGAGGTGCTCACCATGGTAGGTATGAGCGCCTACGGTGATCGCTTGCCCCGCCAGCTTTCCGGCGGACAGCAGCAGCGGGTCGCGATCGCCCGCGCCCTGGCCACTCGTCCTGCGGTGGTGTTGCTGGACGAGCCTCTCTCCGCGCTCGACGCCGGTATGCGCAAGGACATGCTCGGTGAGCTGCAACGGCTGCGGGCCGAGCTTCCCGAGGTCGCGATGGTGTATGTGACCCACGATCAGAGCGAGGCGCTCGCACTGGCCGACCGGATCGCCGTGATGCGCGATGCCCGGCTGGAGGCGATCGGGCACACCGACGAGCTCTTCCACACGCCGCCCACCGAATTCACCGCGACCTTCCTCGGTGGTGCCGACGTTCTCGAGGTGACCCACGTGCGCCGCGAGAGTTCCGGGCTCCGCGGTGACTACGGCCGCCGGGTCCTGCGTACCACGCGTACCGCACCCGCAGGCACGGCCGATATCGGTTTCGCGGTCCGACCCTGGGCATGGCGGTTCACCCGGACGGAGCCGGACAACGGGGTTCGGGTAACGATCGAACAGGAGCAGTGGCGTGGCTCGGTGCGGCACCTCACCGCCCGCATCGTGGACACCGGACGTCGCATCGGCGTCGACGTGCCGGTTCTCACCGAGGCTCCGATGAGAGCCGAGACCCTGTGGGCGGAAGTCGATCCCGCCGATGTCATGGTGGTACCACTCGATCGCGCCGGAGACCAGTCGTGA